AAGCTTATCAGGATGAAGGATGAGGAAGTGTGTGGGGCGGTGGGGGTGGCGGAGGCGGGCGGCAGGGATGCGCTCCAACGGTGCTGCTCACCGGCCCGGTTGTCTCCGCCCACCCGCCCGCAGCTGAGGCGCATGCAGGAGATGCTGCAGAGGATGAAGCAGCAGATGCAGGACCAGTGACGCTCGTCGCGGACACACCGTCGGTCTCCGGGACGCCCTCCCACCCCTGGACCCCAGACCGGACTGTTCCCGACCCGGAGACGCGGGGCCACAGCCCCCAGCTGACCCTAATTTATTCTCAGCACCACCCCCTCCCAGGTCATTCGTATCTGCTTCCGAGGGGCCTGGACCGTAGCCCCCGCCCAGCTGGCCCTCTCTGGCCTTGGGGGATAAGGAGCCAAGTTGGGCGGGACTTCAAAGATCCGCCTCTCTTGCCCTTCCCCCGCCCCCAGACGGTCACACCACCCAAACTGCAGGCCCTGCTCTAGCAGACAGGCAAACCTAGGCAGAAGAGAACTCCCAGGGTTCTGGGTCTGTTCTCTGCCCCAGTGCTGCAGAACGGACTTGGGAGCCCTCCTTTGCCTGCTCCCGCGGGTCACCCAGCAAGTGCTGAGACCCCATTTTCTGTCAAGGCTGGCCGGGTCTTCCCTTAGCCCCAGAAGCCCAGCGGGCAGGGTTGGGCTGAATCACATGGGAGCTCTCCAGACTTAAGGACGTGAGAGGCTGCAAGGAGGGCGGGCCGTGACCACCCACACCCCTTCTCCACAGCCCGGCCTGACCTGGAGGACCCCCGGGGCACTGGGCGGTGAGCCACCTCCTGGCAACTCTCGGTGCCGTCCCCTGCCCTTGCTCGAGGCCTCTTCTCCCCAGCACAGCTGTGGTGTGCGGGGATCCCGAGCCTCGGCCTCCTGATCTTACCACCCGCATGATCCCTTCCCGCCACACGATGCTCCGTTTTGTTCCGTTGTGAATGCCGCGTCCTGTCCTGGTGACAGGAGAACAATGTTGGTGAACGTCGCAGCGGGTGTCCGAGTGCTCCGTGTGCCCCTGAGAGCGGGTGGGAGCGGAAGCCCGGGCGGCCTGCGGCCTCCGGCGATAGTGTGCTATCTGCCGCTGCAGCACGAGTCCGCGCGGCCTCTGGGCTATTTCTGGCCGGGCCGCAGCACTGTGGTCTGTGCGGGCGTGGCGGGGGCGGGAGCGCCTTATCGCTTGGCTCTCCCGCCTACGCGTCCCGCTCCAGAGTAAGCTGGGCTGCCGTCTTCTAGCCATGGGCTCCGGTGAGTCTGGAGTCCGGTCGGGTCCCCGGCTGCACCCTAGGCCGACCCGGGTTGAGAGGCGCTCTGGTCCTTTGGCTGCAGCTGGGAGAGACTTGGGTCAGACTTAGAGGGAACTTCCAGCCGGCGTGCGGGTAGTCAGGGTGGAGAGGCTGGCGGGCTACCGGGACGCCGGGCATCGGGCTGGATGGAGCCGGGCCGGCGCTCTGGGGCTCTGGGTACTCAGAGACCTCGCCCAGGTGCCCCGCCGACCGCCCGGCTCACTGCGGCGCTTCCCTTGCAGGGCCGCGCGGGGCGCTGAGCTTACTGCTTCTGATGCTGGCGCCGCCGAGCCGCCCGGCCACAGGTTGCCCGGCGCCCTGTAGCTGCGCGGGGACGCTCGTGGACTGCGGGCGCCGCGGGCTGACTTGGGCCTCGCTGCCGACCTCCTTTCCTGTCGACACAACCGAGCTGGTGCTGACCGGCAACAACCTGACGGCGCTGCCGTCGGGGCTGCTGGACGCGCTGCCCGCGCTGCGCACCGCACACCTGGGCGCCAACCCCTGGCGCTGCGACTGCCGCCTTGTGCCGCTGCGCGCCTGGCTGGCCGGCCGCCCAGAGCGTGCACCCTACCGCGACCTGCGTTGCGTGGCGCCCCCAGCGCTGCGCGGCCGCCTGCTGCCCTACCTAGCCGAGGACGAGCTGCGCGCCGCTTGTGCTCCCGGCCCGCTCTGTTGGGGGGCGCTGGCGGCGCAGCTTGCGTTGCTGGGCCTTGGGCTGCTGCACGCGTtgctgctggtgctgctgctgtGCCGCCTGCGGAGGCTGCGCGCCCGCGCCCGCGCTCGCGCTCGCGCCGCCCTCCGGCTGTCGCTGACCGACCCACTGGTGGCCGAGCAAGACAGAACCGACGAGTCCTGAGGAGAGAACCGGCGCGTCCTGAGGAGAGAACCGGCGCTGGGCAACGCGGACCTGCAAACTCGACAGGACGCTACCCGAAGGGCCCTCGCGCCAACCTGGACCGGTCTCCGCCTCCTCTGCTGTCCAATGTCTCATACCCACCCCACCTGCAGGCCCAGACCACGTGGGACAGAACTCCTGCCCACCCTACCCCGAGGGAGGCGAACCCACACCTCCAGGCTTGGGAGGACCATGGGGCACAATGCGGTCCAGACCCTGCCGGCGTCTCCCCTCCAAACTCTGGTGCTGAATAAACCCTTCTGGCCTTCTCTGCACGACTGACCTGGAAATTCCCCTCGCCAAACCCAGGAAAAGTCCCCAGGAGGCGGTTCAAGGGGACACAAACACTTCCTCACATGCCCACCCTAATCTCAGGGGCAGACAGGAGTCAGTGGGTGAACTCTCCCCTTCCAGTCACACTCCCAAAAGGCTACATGGGAAGGCATGAGAGAGATGCTAAGTGATAACTTGGGGGCCAGCGAGGACGCTGTGGGGACAGTGAGGACCCTGTGGGGGCAGTGAGGACGCTGTGGACACAGTATGCTGTGGGGACAATGGGGATGCTGTGGAGAGTAAGGACGCTGTGGGGACAATGAGGACACTGTGGTCAGTGAAGACGCAATGGGGACACTGTGGGGGCAGTGAGAACACTGTGGATGCGGTGAGAATGCTGTGGGGTCAGTGAGGACGCTGTGGGGACACCGTGGGGACAGTGAGGATGCTATGGGGACAGTGAGGACACTGTGAATACAGCGAGGTGGCTGGGGGGGCGGTGAGGGCGCTGTGGAGATGGTGAGGACCCCGTGGGGGCGGTGAGGATGCTTTGGGGGTGGTGAGGATGCTGTAGGCAGTGAGGACAGTCCCAGAGGTGTGCCTTGTCATCTGAGCACGTTCAGGGGCTGGTTCTTGTGGACAGTGCCAGCCATGAGGACACCGAGAGCATTTCAAGGGTTGGGTTTCCTGATGCAGGGACTGCGGTGTTGGCAGTGTTCAGTTCACTAGGGGAGGGTTGGGGCAGGTGACCAGGGTTGGTTCGGGTCTGTTGCTCCATCTGGGACTCCTTGGACCACTGGAGTGAGAAGACTGTCTCTATGTAAGGGAGCCATGTGCGGTGGGGGTTCATGGAGGGCCCCACAGGATGAGTGGACCTCAAGGGTTGCAGGGTCTCTGGAATCATTGTGTCCTGGAGTGAGCCTGCCCCTGCCACAGGCTCCACCAACACCCCCAAACCCTCCTCCTGCCATCCCTCCCCATCCTATAGCAGCGGCCCAAGCCCCAGACCCCTTCTGCCAGGGCTCAGGGCTGGCAGCCTGCTCCTGCCAGCCGAGAGCTGTTCCTGTCCCTACCCGCAACTGCTGCCTTCCCCAGGATCCCAGGCTGGACCACACGGGGCCTGCATCCCTGCCAGGCCTCTGCACACTGTTCCTTCTGTCTGGCACACGGTACCCTCCATGCCACTGCTCATTGCTCATCTCCTGTGCCTCTGGTGAGTCCCCCACTGGGCCACCACTTCCCTCAGGAAGTCCTCTCCGACTGCCCAGACCAGCAAGGGGCTTCTCAGAGTCCTGCAGTCTCTGGCCTCCCACTGCCCTGCCCGGATTCTGGAGCTGAGCAACCAGGTCAGCACAGGTGCCCAACTTAGGGGGTGACTGACACCTTCCTCACTACTGGGGCTGGCCTGGGGTGCCAGGGACAGGGTCCCTCTGCCACCATCCGTGTGGCCCCCACCTGGCTGGCCCTATGAACAATGGAGACTATTCTCCATGCATCCCAGAGAGGCCCCAGATGAGGAGCCTCAGGTCCCGGCCACCTGGCCCAGGAAGGCCCTCAGCCCCCAGTGGCCATCACTGACCACCGCTGACCGGGTCGAGGAGGCTGCCGCTGACATGGCCTTTGTCCTGGCCTTTGTGGGACAAGACGGATGGCCCTCCTGCAGGGCTGATGCTATCTTGAGGCTGCCGGTCAGACGTGAGGCAGGAGCCACCCCTGCCTTTGTGAGCAGGTGCAGGGCATCCGGCCCATTGTGGGCTGCAGCCGACTGTGGTTGTCCATCCGGCCTTATCACCACATCAAGGACAGTGGCCCCCTTTACACAAATGAACTGCCCGGCTTGCCCTCCCCAGCAGTGGCCTGGCATCTCCAGAGCTCCTAGTGGAGGTCAGAGGTAACCATCGTGATAACGCCGTGCGTGTGCAACATTCTAAACTCAGTCCAAGCAGGGCACGGGGCGGGGGTGTGCTCCCCACTTTCTGCAAGAAACCAGATCCCAAAAGGGGGCTCTCTGCTGGGCCCCAGAGCATTGTTTGTGACTGCACTGGAAGCAGAGCTGAGGCAGGCCCCTTGGATCCCCTCTCTGCCTCACTGACGTCTTTGGGGTGCAAATACACGGCCCAGAAGAAAGTGACCCAGGGTCCTAGGTGGCCCCCAGCCAGAAGGACACtcccctggtctgtggaaaaggACCCCGCAGGAGATTCGGGGAGTGGGCAGCCCACTGCCTGCAAGGCTTGAGGCCTCCTGGGCCAATGTCTTCCTCAGGGGGTGGCAGGGGTCCCTGAAGCAGGGGCTGCAGAGGCAGAGGGCCTCCTGTTGGGGAAAGCGGCTGGAATCACTGTGTGGTTAGACGTAAGGAAGAACTTCCTGCCTGCTGGTCGGTGGGGCAGCCGAACCCTGTGGTTCCTCCACAACCCCTCCTCTTGCCGGCTCTCCGTGGTCTAGACTGGTTTGTGCCAAGGTACTGAGCACGGAAGGCACAGGGCTGCCCTTGCTGGCTGACCTTCCTTGGCTGCCTGGGAGCCCCCAGTCCCCACACCTGACTCTGAGCTGACCCTCCACACACACTGACCCTGGGGCCTCCACCTCCAAGGAGTGTGGGGAAGTGGATAGTCCCAGCTCAGTACCCCTGAATGGCCCTGTGGGGACAGGGGAAATGCACGCGCTTCCTTCAGACCTGGGCACCACCTTGACCCCAGCATTGTCCTTCATTTCACAGACAACACACCTGCCCCAGGGCCCCCTCCCCACTGATGAGCTGGGCCCTCTGTGACCTCAGATTTTTCCTTCTAGGCAGGAACAGGTTAGGGGTCCCCTCTCCAAGCCCTGCCGGGACCCCACACCTCCGGCTCCCAGGCCAGCTGATTCAGGGCTGCTTGCCCTGCAGCCTAAGGGCCCTCTCACCACCATTGCCCGCCCCACCTCCCTGGGCTCCCGTGATCTCAGCCTTAGGTCAAGGCCCAGCCCTGGTGTACCCTCCCCCGTGGGCCAGGCCCTCCATGCCTTTGCCCGCGCCAGTCCCTCTACGAGCACAACCTTCCTGCTGTGGCTACTCCTCAATCTTAGAGGCCCCCCTCAAGCCCATCCTCACAGAGCTTCCTAGGCCTGCCCTGGCCTGACACACAGTGCAGGACAGTGTCCAGGCCTGTGTCCCTAAGGTCCACCTGGGGTTCAAGCCACATCTTCGGCCTGTACACAGCCAGCTAGTGAGTGAGCGAGGCCCTGCAAGATGGCCATCTGTCTTGTCCCACAAAGGCCAAGACAAAGGCCGTGCCAGCGGGGTCTGTGATGGCCAGTGGTGGTCAGTGGGGGCTGGACCGGGAGGCTCACAGCTCAGGATGCACCCACCCATTTCACAGATCCTGCCGGGAAGCTCCCAGGGCGAGGGCCTAGTCGCGTCCTCCTCTCAGGCGAGCAAGCCTAGCCAGGCACCAGAGGGCGCTCGCGGTCTGCAGGAAACGCTGGCTGAGTAAGCGGTGAGCGCGGAAAGAGGTGGGAGCTGTGGGTGCAGACAGCTGGGGTCTGCAGAGAAACGGAGGCCTGGAGCGGGGGcgctgggttgcccaggctggcggcGAGCGGCACCGAGTGGGACGGGCAGTCCGCCCTTCATACGGGCGGAGAGGGGGTCGCCGCGTGGCGGCTGACAGACGGGGCGGGATGAGCGCAGCCCCCGCCCCTGCCCTGGCGCACTGACAGCCTGTCAACCGAGAAGATAAGGGACTTCTTCCGCCGGGCGTGGGGTGGGGGTCAACCCAAGTGCTCTGTCCCCCTCCCGCCGGTGTTTACTCGGTAAACACTTATTGGGCCCTGGCTGTACACACCGCCGCGGGGGAGGGGCGGGCGACGTGAATGCCTGGGCTCCACGGCTCCTGCCAGGGATGCCGGGTCCACGGGCCATCAGTGATGCAGGAAAAGAGGCTCTGTCACCTCTGGCCCAGCCTGGGGAGAGTTGCCTGTGGGGTCCTTCGTGGGCCCCCTCCAGCCTGGAGTGGCACTAGCCTCAGCTTCAGAGCTGGGCCGACCCCCACTAGCCGAGGCCTTAATGGGGCCCAGTGGAAGAGGTCCTGGGAAGGTCTGGGGAGCTGAAGCCCTGGCCACGTTGCGGGGGACTGCACCCCCTGCCCAGACGGAGCAACAACATTGGGGTGGGTGGCGGGGCCCTGGGGGCCCATAGCTCAGCGCAGCGTCTGCGCCCACCCCCTGTGTTTCCGATGGAAGACAGGCTGAAGGTGATAAATCACCAGGTCGCACCCCCACCCACCCCGCCAACGGGTGGGAAAAGGGGGCTGCATGTGACAGAGACAGGGACTGAGACAGAGACGGGAGCCAGGTctagaggagagacagagacagtggCACTGAGGTGGCCCCGCTGACATGGGCCAGGACCCTTGCTAGGGTGTCTGGCCTCCCTGCTCTGGGCGCCCCTTCCACAAAGCCCATCTGGAAACCAGCTGAGAGCCACCATACCCCCACCCCGACTGACCCCCAACGGAGAGgcggaggagggagggagacctTTGCAGCCATAACTCCGTCCCCCTCCGGGAGGGCCATAAATCAGCAGGGGTTCTTGAAGCACTACCCCACAGGCTGAGGGGGCTTCAGGGCCACTGGTCCTGGGGACTAGGCCTGTCCTTGGCTGTGTCGGTCCGTCTTTAAACAGCcctgaggccaaggcaggcatatcacttgaggccaggagttcaagaccagcctggccatcatggtgaaaccctgtctctactaaaaatacaaaaattagtcgggcgtggtggtggtgggcacctgtaatccgagttcctctggaggctgcagggggaggatggcttgagcccaggaggcagaggttgcagtgacctcagatcacgccactgcatgccagcctgggtgacagagctaaactctgtctcaaaaaaataaaaataaaaataaacagcccTGAGGGGAAGCCCAGTGGCCCCCACCCCCGGCACAGTTGAACTGAGCGCTGTCTACACCGGATGTACACACTCACATCCTCACTTTCTCTGCCCAGACAGAAAATGTCTGCAGGGAGTGACTCTGTGTCCTCATCAGGAGACCCCCTGTTTCTGGCCCCTCAGGAACTAGGGGTCAGCATGTCCTACCCAGTGAAGGCTTCCCGGGGCTCTTTTCTGCCCACGGGAAATGCCTCCTTCCATGCTGTCTTCCTGTCACCACCACCCCCCAGGGTGCTGAGGGCCAGCTGGACAAAAGGTGGTGAGAGATGGCCAGGTGGGTTCCCTGCAGGTGAGTGCAccccacatacatacacacagggCAGGTGCAAAGTCAGTACCCAGTGGGAGAGGCTTGAGAGGGCCTGGGGGAGTGCTCCCTGGAGCTGTGGGGTATGCTTGGCACCCTAGTTCTAGCTGGGCCAGCCTCAGCAACCCCTCTCCAGGGTCCATCCTACAGACGGCTCCCAGGGTTCCCGTGGCGGGCATAAGGGCATTGTACACCAGGAAGTACAAAGGTCCACCGTGACATCACCCCAGCTTGTCTCAAGGAGccgtggggttgggggtgggggctgctgctgctccttGTCTAGAAAGACCTTCGGAGATGTTAGAATTCTGTACCTGAGACAGGCACTGACTGTCCTTGGGCTGGCCTGGGCCTGGTCACCTGGACTGTCGCCTTCATCCTCAGAGCAAACCCTCTAGCACTAGTGACGTCTCAGGGGATGGTTCAAGGCGTGCAATGGCTGGAGGTGTGCCCAGCTCAGCCTGTAGGAGGGTCTGGCTTTTCCAGAATGTTGCAGGGAGAAGAGCATGAGGGGAGAAGGGTGCTGGGGTCCCAGCTCATCTCCCATCATCCATTCATGCTCAATCATTCAGACCAGTGTGTAGTCCTGTCTGGAGCTTGCCGGCTGCCGGGGTCAAATGCTGGGGGGTGCAGATCCCTTGGCCCCAGACCCCCACCTGGCAGAGGCACCTCACTCTTCTTCCATCCCTCCTGAGAGGGCCAGCTCCCTCCTCCCCGAACTGGGATTCCCCCTAGTATGAAGTCCTTCGGGGCTCACCTAGGTGTGTGTTTAAGCATGTCTGACAAATTGAGGGACTCCAGGCCTAACAGATTCGAAACGGGCTGGGGAGACAAGAGCTCATTCAACCACAGGGGCCAGTCTGCACTGCCCTCCCCAGGCCGCCCAGGTGCAACTCTCTCCACTGTCTGTCCCAGCCACACAGGACCTTGGGGCCAGCCCCACAAGATCACTGCTCTCCTGGTGGGGTACAGGAACCctcagagatgggaggatctggAAGGGAAGCCTTTGAACTTTGCCTGATGGACCCCTGGGATGTGGGGGTACAGACCCCAGGTGGGCACCAACAGGTCCCCATGACAGCCACTTCTCTTGGCTGGGCCACGTTGACAGAATCAGGGCCCCCACTCCTGGGAGGAAAGCCTCGGTCTAGGGCTGGGGGCCCAGTGAGCCAGGGGTGAGGGTCCCAGGGCAGTGTCAGCCAGCAGTGCAGACCAAGGCTTCTGCCCTGCACCATGTGGCAGCTGTACCTGCCACTCAGGGGatcccaggctgggctggggcttCAAGGAGGTGCCTATGGGCAGATCCAGGGCCGAGCTCTGCCCGGGTGTCTGCTTCAAAATCTGTTTTGATATGATTTGTATTTGGggggttgtttttctctatgCTTTGTTTATTAAAGATGCTTGTAAACGCTGAGGGAGGGGCTGCTGTCtgagcagggctggggagggcaggAGCCCCTGAGAGCCGCCTGTCCCAGCATGCCCAGGCATCCATGCTGAGGGGTGTGGGAGACCACTGACTTCCTTTGTGGCAAAAGTGGGGACGGACCTGTTTGTGGGA
The Piliocolobus tephrosceles isolate RC106 chromosome 19, ASM277652v3, whole genome shotgun sequence genome window above contains:
- the LOC111526720 gene encoding uncharacterized protein LOC111526720 codes for the protein MARRRQPSLLWSGTRRRESQAIRRSRPRHARTDHSAAARPEIAQRPRGLVLQRQIAHYRRRPQAARASAPTRSQGHTEHSDTRCDVHQHCSPVTRTGRGIHNGTKRSIVWREGIMRVG
- the GP1BB gene encoding platelet glycoprotein Ib beta chain; translation: MGSGPRGALSLLLLMLAPPSRPATGCPAPCSCAGTLVDCGRRGLTWASLPTSFPVDTTELVLTGNNLTALPSGLLDALPALRTAHLGANPWRCDCRLVPLRAWLAGRPERAPYRDLRCVAPPALRGRLLPYLAEDELRAACAPGPLCWGALAAQLALLGLGLLHALLLVLLLCRLRRLRARARARARAALRLSLTDPLVAEQDRTDES